The genomic DNA AGGAAAACAACGATTGCATCTATTGCGTCGTCGACCTGCACTCGATCACCGCGCAGCTCGTGCATGAGGACCTGAAGGGGCAGATCCGCTCGATCGCCGCCGCCTTCATCGCTTCGGGCATCGATCCGAACAAGCATATTGTCTTCAACCAGTCGGCCGTGCCGCAGCACGCGGAACTCGCCTGGATCTTCAATTGCGTCGCCCGCATCGGCTGGATGAACCGCATGACGCAGTTCAAGGACAAGGCCGGCAAGGACCGCGAGAATGCGTCGCTCGGCCTGCTGGCCTATCCGAGTCTGATGGCGGCCGACATCCTCGTCTATCGCGCCACCCATGTTCCCGTTGGCGACGACCAGAAGCAGCACCTGGAGCTGACGCGTGATATCGCCCAGAAGTTCAACATCGACTTCATGGAGCATATTCGCAGCGCTGGTTACGGTGTCGACATGGTTGTCGGCGAAGAGCCGATCCATGCCTACTTCCCGCCGGTCGAGCCGCTGATCGGTGGCGCTACGCCGCGCGTCATGTCGCTGCGTGACGGCACCAAGAAGATGTCGAAGTCGGATCCCTCCGATCTCTCGCGCGTCAACCTGATGGACGACGCAGAGACGATCTCGAAGAAGATCCGCAAGGCCAAGACCGATCCGGACGCGCTTCCGAGCGAAGTGGACGGTCTGAAGGGTCGTCCCGAGGCGGACAACCTCGTCGGTATCTACGCGGCGCTGTCGGACAAGACCAAGGAGCAGGTGCTCGCCGAATTCGGTGGGCAGCAGTTCTCGGTCTTCAAGCCGGCGCTGGTCGACCTTGCGGTTGAGGTTCTCTCGCCGATCACGGCCGAGATGCGCCGCCTGATGGGCGACACCGCCCATATCGACGCAATCCTTAGGGATGGCGGCGAGCGGGCGCGGGCGCGGGCAGAAAAGACGATGCGCGAAGTGCGCGAAATCATCGGCTTTCTGCAGTAAATTGATTGGGTCCGGGGAACTCCCGGACCCAGTTTCATTTTGATGGTCGGACTTCGCTAGCCGAAGTGAACCTCGACCGGAAAGCCTCGGGCACTTTTCCGTGCCCTCGTCCGAAACGCAAAAATCAGACCTTGCGGCGGCTCGCGCGGGATGTATTGTTCACCCTATGGTCTCGACCCGACTCTCTCGACTTGAAGGACACCGCCGCAAATTCATGGCGGTGATAGACGATACCCCGGAATGCGGGCGCGCCGTGCACTATGCGGGCATGCGCGCCAAGAATTCCAATGGTGGCCTCGTCCTGCTCTATGTGATCGCCGACGGCGACTTCCAGCAATGGCTGGGGGTCGAGGAAATCATGCGTGCGGAAGCACGCGAGGAGGCCGAGGCGACGCTCGCCAAGGTGTCCCAATCGGTCCGCGAGCGGATCGGCATCGAGCCCGAGGTCGTCATCCGCGAGGGCACGGCCACGGAGCAGATCCACGCGGCGATCGAAGAAGATCGCGACATCGCCATTCTGGTTCTCGCGGCCGGCTCGGCGAAAGAAGGCCCCGGTCCGCTGGTGTCGTCCATTGCCGGCAAGGCCGCGGCCTTTCCGATCCCCGTCACGGTCATCCCGGATGCCTTGACGGATGAGGAGATCGACGCGCTCAGCTGACCTGCGTCGCTATGTGCTCTTGCGACTAGACGGCCATGCTCCTATATTCTTTTGAATTATTCTAAAAAGCTGGGCGGATGCCGCTCCGGCGAAACGGAGACAGACATGTTCATTCAGACCGAAGCCACGCCGAATCCGGCGACGCTGAAGTTTTTGCCGGGCAAGGTCGTCCTGGAAAACGGCACGGCCGAGTTCCGCGACGAGGAAGAAGCACGCGCCGGCTCGCCGCTCGCGGCACGGCTGTTTTCGATCCCCGGCGTCACCGGCGTCTATTTCGGCTACGATTTCATTACCGTCAGCAAGGAAGGCCAGGAATGGCAGCACCTGAAGCCGGCGATCCTCGGTTCGATCATGGAGCACTTCATGTCGGGCCAGGCGATCATGGCTGGCAGCGGCCGCGCCGAGCAGTCCGACGAGGAAGACGAGTTCTTCGACGAGGGTGACGAAACGATCGTCGCCACGATCAAGGAACTGTTGGAAACCCGCGTACGTCCGGCCGTCGCCCAGGATGGCGGTGACATCACCTTCCGCGGCTTCAAGGATGGGACTGTGTTCCTCAACATGAAGGGCGCCTGCTCCGGTTGCCCGTCGTCCACCGCGACGCTGAAGCATGGCGTGCAGAACCTGCTGCGCCACTTCGTTCCCGAGGTGGAGGCCGTCGAGGCCGTCTGATATAGCGCGCGCCTGTCCGGCGCGCCGGTTTCGCGTATCGATTTTGCCGCAAAGCCCGATCGGCTTTGCGGCTTGTGGCGTCTGAAAGATCCTGCGTTGAAATGATTGTACTTGCGCTCGACACGTCCGGTTCCGGTTGCTCCGTTGCCGTCTATGACAGCGAAACGGAAGCCGTGCTCGGGCGTTCCGGGGCCGATCTCGGCAAGGGACACGCCGAGCGGCTGATGGAGTTCGTCGACGAGGCATTGGCTGCGTCCGGCCGGTCGCTTGACGCTATCGACCGCATCGCCGTCACTGTCGGCCCGGGATCCTTCACCGGCATTCGCGTCGGCGTAGCGGCCGCTCGCGGCCTGGCGCTTGCGCTCGGCAAACCCGCCGTCGGCGTCTCGACACTTGCGGTCGTGGCCGAGGGGCTGCGCCGGACGGCCGCCGGAAAGCCCGTCCTTGTCGCCATCGACGCCAAGCGGGACGAGGTCTATCTCCAGGCTTTCGATGCGACCGGTAGCGCCACGGGTGAGCCCGAAGCACTCTCCGTCGGAAGTGCGCGCGAACGATTTGCCGGTTTCGACGGCGTCATAGGCGGCTCCGGCGCGCATCTCGTCGCTGCCGATCTACCGCTCAAGCCTTCAGAACTCATCGATGTCGCCGCCGTCGCCAAACTTGGTGCCGCTGCCGATCCAGCCTCGGCCAAGCCGCGTCCGTTATATCTCCGAGGCCCCGACGCCAAGCCGCAGGCGGGCTTCGCGATTGCCCGAGCATAGACCGAGATGAGCTTCACCGATTACTTCACCCGCCGCACCGAGTTCGACATCTTCCCCTTGGAGGAGGCGGACCTGATTGCCGCGGCGGCGCTGCACCGTCAGCGTTTCGCGGCCCCGTGGAGCGATGGCGAAATCCATGCGCTTCTGGTCCAAGAGACGGTGTTCGGCTTTGTCGCCCGGCAGACCAATGGCAGCTTTCGCCCGGCATTCGGTGGGTTTGTCCTGTCGCGTGCGGTTGCCGGTGAGGCGGAAATCCTGACGATCGGTGTCGAGCCGCGTTATGCGCGCTCCGGTCTCGGCTGGCGGTTGATGCAGGCGGCAATGCGTGAAGCGCTGGTCAAGGGCTCCGAGGCCCTGTTCCTCGAAGTCGACGAGACCAACCAGCCGGCAATCGGGCTTTACCGTAAGCTCGGCTTCAACAAGGTCGCCGAACGCCGCGCCTATTACCAGGACAAGGCCGGCCAGCGGACCGCCGCGCTTGTCATGCGGCTCGATCTTCGCTAGTCCCGACACGGACAGGGGCAGGATGAGGAAGGCCAAGGCGGTCTTCCGCCCGCATCCCGCATTACCCTATCGGAACAGGTCACGATGATCGCGCCGCGGTTCGGCTCCAGATCATCGAGATTCTCAAGGTCTCGCGCAGGAAAACTCTTCCCGGATGGTCAATTGGCTACGGATCGCGATCTTCGCAGCGCTTCTGGCGCTGGTTTCGCTCGTGCTGATGCCGCTTCAGGTCGTCTGCCTCTGGCTTGATCTGAAACCCCGGCGCCGTCTGCCGCGATATTGGCACCGGCTCGCCTGTTACCTTCTTGGCATAAAGGTGCGCGTTCATGGCATGGCGGATCGCCGCCGGCCGCTTTTGATCTGCGCCAACCACGCCTCCTGGAAGGACATTCTGGTGCTCTCCTCGGTTGCCGACGTCGTCTTCGTCGCCAAGTCCGAGGTGAAGGGCTGGCCGGTCTTCGGCGTGCTTGCCCGGCTGCAGGCGTCGATCTTCGTCGAGCGCGAGCAGAAGCGCTCGACCGGCAAGCAGGTGAGCGAAATCGGCGAGCGCATGGCGGCCGGTGAAATCGTCGTGCTCTTTCCCGAGGGAACGACCTCCGACGGCAACCGTCTGCTGGAGATCAAGACCTCGCTTTTCGGGGCTGCCGCTTCCGCCGTGCCGCATTCGCCGACCGGTCTCGTGCATGTGCAGCCGGTCGCGATCTCCTATACCGGTATCCATGGCATGCCGATGGGCCGCTTCAACCGGCCGATCGCCGCCTGGCCGGGCGACACCGAACTGGTGCCGCATTTGCTCGGCATCCTGCGTGAGGGCGCGATCGAAGTCGACGTCGATTTCGGTGAGGCCATCGATTACGACCGCCATACCAATCGCAAGGAGGTGAGCCGCACGGTCGAGCAGCGCATCCGCAGCATGCTGTCGGATCGTCTGCGCGGGCGGGCTTGAAACGCCCCGGGCAAGGACCGCTGCGCCGAAAATACTTCAACTTCCGACCGCTTTGCACTAAAGAACCCGGCATGACCCAGGAAACCGCCCTTCTGTCGACGACGCCCGCCACGGGCGACGAGCGCGCCCCGGCCCGCAAGGTCTTCGTCAAGACCTACGGCTGCCAGATGAACGTCTACGATTCCGACCGCATGACGGACGCCCTGTCGCGGGACGGCTACGTCTCGACCGATGTGCTGGAAGACGCAGACTTCGTCCTGCTCAACACCTGTCACATTCGCGAGAAGGCGGCAGAGAAGGTGTATTCCGAACTCGGCCGCCTGCGCGATCTGAAGAAGGAAAGGGCCAAGGAAGGCCGCGAGATGGTGATCGGCGTTGCCGGCTGCGTCGCGCAGGCCGAAGGCAACGAGATCCTGCGGCGCGCACCGGCCGTCGACCTGGTGATCGGCCCGACCACCTATCACCGGCTGCCCGAGGCGCTGAAGCGCGCCCGCAGCGGCGAGCGTGTCGTGCAGACGGAGTATGCCGTCGAAGACAAGTTCGAACACCTGCCGGCACCCGACAAGGCAAAGACCCGCATGCGCGGCGTTACCGCGTTCCTGACGGTTCAGGAAGGCTGCGACAAGTTCTGCACCTTCTGTGTCGTGCCCTACACGCGCGGCTCCGAGGTTTCCCGCCCCGTCGCCCAGATCGTCTCGGAGGCGGAAAAGCTGGTCGAGGGCGGCGTGCGCGAGATCACCCTGCTCGGTCAGAACGTCAACGCCTGGCACGGCGTCGGGCCCGATGGCCGCGAATGGGGCCTTGGCGACCTGCTTTCGCGTCTTGGCGAGATCGGGGGTCTTGCCCGGCTGCGTTACACCACCAGCCACCCGCGCGACATGGACGACAGCCTGATCGAGGCGCATCGCTCGATGGTAAAGCTGATGCCCTACCTGCACTTGCCGGTGCAGTCCGGCTCCGACCGTATCCTGAAGGCGATGAACCGCAGGCATACGGCGGCGGAATATCTGGCGCTGATCGCGCGCATCCGCGCCGTCCAGCCGGACCTCGCATTGTCGGGCGATTTCATCGTCGGCTTCCCCGGCGAGACCGATGAAGACTTCGAGGACACCATGCGCCTCGTCGAAGCCGTGGGTTATGCACAGGCATTTTCATTCAAATATTCGACCCGTCCCGGCACGCCGGGCGCCGAGCTCGGCGACCAGGTTCCCGAGGACGTGAAAGCCAAGCGCTTGGAAAAATTGCAGGCTTTGCTGTTTTCCCAGCAGCGCGCCTTTGCCGAGTCCTGCGTCGGCCGCGAAATCGACCTGCTTTTGGAGAAGGAAGGGCGCATGCCCGGCCAGCTCGTCGGGCGATCGCCGTGGCTGCAGCCGGTGAATGTTGATGCAAAAGCATCGCAAATCGGTGACATTATCAAGGTGCGAATCATCAAGGCCGGGCCGAACAGCCTGTTTGCGGAGATGATCGGGTAAGGACCGAAAACAAGGAGCCTGAACCGCTTGAACGGACACGAATTGATCTCTTCATCCACGCGCCAGTCGAAAACAACTGCGACAGACGCCAATCACTTCGTGCTGACCTTCGAGAACAATCGGTTCGCCAGCGAGCTCTTCGGCCAGTTCGATCAGAACTTGAAGCTTCTCGAAGAGCGCCTGCGCATCGACGCTCGGCCGCGCGGCAATTCCGTCGCGATCTCGGGTGACGTCGTCGCCACCAACCAGGCCCGCCGTGCTCTCGATTATCTCTACGGGCGGTTGCAGGGCGGCGCGTCGATCGATACGTCTGATGTCGAGGGTGCGATCCGTATGGCGGTTGCCGCCGACGATCAGCTACAATTGCCGACCATGGAGCGTAAAGCCAAATTGACAATGGCGCAGATTTCGACGCGCAAGAAGACGATCGCCGCGCGTACGCCAACGCAGGATGCCTATATCCGAGCGCTCGAGCGGTCCGAGCTCGTCTTCGGCGTAGGCCCCGCGGGTACCGGCAAGACCTATCTTGCCGTCGCCCACGCCGCACAGCTGCTTGAGCGCGGCGCCGTCGATCGTATTGTGCTCTCTCGCCCTGCCGTCGAGGCGGGCGAGCGCCTGGGCTTCCTGCCGGGCGACATGAAGGAGAAGGTCGATCCCTATCTTCGGCCGCTCTACGACGCGCTCTATGACATGATGCCGGGCGACAAGGTCGAACGCGCGATCACCGCCGGGGTCATCGAAATCGCGCCGCTCGCCTTCATGCGCGGCCGTACGCTCGCCAATGCTGCCGTCATCCTCGACGAGGCACAGAACACCACATCGATGCAGATGAAGATGTTCCTGACCCGTCTTGGCGAAAACGGCCGGATGATCGTCACCGGCGATCCGAGCCAGGTGGACCTGCCGCGCGGCGTTAAATCGGGCCTGGTCGAGGCCCTGCAGATCCTGAGAGGGGTCGAGGGCGTTTCGGTGGTCCGCTTCAAGGATGTCGATGTCGTTCGCCATCCGATGGTGGCGCGCATCGTCAAGGCCTACGAATCCCATACGGCCGTGCACGACGAAAGCGAGCAGGGCGACCGCTAACAGGCGGTCGCTGCGATCATGACGGCTTTGGATATCCAGATCAGCGTGGAAGAGGGCAACTGGCCGGACGAAGAGGCGTTGCTCGCCTTCTCGTCGCCCGTGCTCGAAGTGGCGGCAGCCTTTCTCGCAAGCGAAGAAAAGCAGCCGTTGCCGAAGATGCCGCCGGAGCTCTCGCTCGTCTTCACCGACGATGCCTCCATGCGCGCGATCAACGCCGAGTGGCGCAACCAGGACAAGCCGACCAACGTTCTGTCCTTCCCGGCCTTTCCCGTGACGCCCGGATCGATGCCCGGACCGATGCTCGGCGACATCATCGTTGCCCGCGAAACCCTCGAGCGCGAGGCGGTGGAGCTCGAGAAGTCCTTCGATCAGCATCTGACGCATCTTCTCGTGCATGGATTCCTGCATCTTTTCGGCTATGATCATATGGAAGATGATGAAGCCGAAAGAATGGAAAGCCTGGAGACTCGCATTTTGGCGCGTCTTGGCTTATCTGACCCCTACGGGGATCGTACCCCGGATTAACAGTTTGGACCGATGAGCGATTATAAAACACAGCCTGTCGCGCTGGCGACCGAGGAGGCAGATGCCTCCGGAGAGGCGGAGGCGGGCAGTAGTAGCACCGCCACTCGACACGAGGGCACGAAATCCACTTCCACCTTCTGGAGCCGGGCCGCGCGCCTTTTGCGCGGCGCAAGTCCATCGAGCCTGCGCGAGGATCTTGCTGACGCGCTGCAGACCGATGCCGACAGCAACACGGTCTTTTCGCCCGGCGAACGGGCGATGCTCAACAACATCCTGCGCTTCCGCGAGGTCCGGGTCGAGGACGTCATGGTCCCGCGCGCCGACATCGAGGCGGTCGATCAGAGCATCACCATCGGCGAGCTGATGGTGATCTTCGAGGAATCCGGCCGCTCGCGCATGCCGGTCTATAGCGACGGGCTCGATGACCCTCGCGGCATGGTCCACATTCGCGACCTGCTGTCCTACGTCACCAAACAGGCCCGCAATCGCCGGCGTAACGGCAAGGCCCAGGCGTCGACGACGGCTGCGTCCGAAAAGACGCCGCGCTCGCCCAAGGCAAGTTTCGACCTTTCACGTGTCGATCTCGGCAAGTCGTTGGAAGAGGCGGGCATCGTCCGCCAGCTTCTCTTCGTGCCGCCCTCTATGCTGGCCTCCGACTTGATGCAGCGCATGCAGGCGGCCCGTATCCAGATGGCGCTCGTCATCGACGAATATGGCGGAACCGATGGCCTCGTCTCGCTCGAAGACATCGTCGAGATGGTCGTCGGCGACATCGAGGATGAGCACGACGATGACGAAGTCATGTTCGCGCGCACTTCGGACGATGTCTTTATCGCCGACGCTCGTGTCGAGCTGGAAGAGATCGCCGCGGCGATCGGTCCCGACTTCGACGTGCGCGAACAGCTCGAAGACGTCGACACCCTCGGCGGCCTGATCTTCGCTTCACTGGGCCGCATTCCCGTACGCGGCGAGGTCGTTCAGGCGATCCCGGGCTTCGAGTTCCAGATCCTCGACGCCGACCCGCGCCGCGTGAAGCGCGTCCGCATCATGCGCAAGCGCCCGCCCGCCCGCCGCCGCGTCCTGAGACCGGAAGGCGAGACGATTGCGGAGACCGGTGCGCTCAATCGCGCCAACGGTGCAGCCGCCCCCGAGGCAGCGGCCGACGAACAATAATTGTCCGGTTCCCGCGCGTTTCTGCGCGCGCGGGAAGTCCTCCCCCCACCTGTGACATCTCCCGAGGCTGTGTCGTAAACACCGACCAAGGGCCGGAACCGTCGTCTCGCCCCCCTAATCCAGCCCCGAAAGGGGACAGGCAGCCGGTTTTTTGAAAGACTGGCCCCGATTGATTCGGGTGTTGTTTCGCTCCTTCGCTGTGGCAGGCTGCGGGATCGACTGGAGGCTGTATGGCAAGATTGGCTGGCAGGGTGATGCTACTTTCCGGGTTCCCCCGGGCTTTGCTTGCTTTCTTCGCGGGGCTGCTCGCGGTTCTGGCCCAGCCGCCCTTCGGCATCTTCGCCTTTGCTTTCGTCGCTTTCCCGATTCTCGTCTGGCTGCTCGACGGTGCGACCGGAAGTCCGGACGGTGGCTTCATCCGCCGGCTCTGGCCGGCTGCGGTTGTCGGCTGGTGGTTCGGCTTCGGTTACTTCCTCGGTGGTCTCTGGTGGCTCGGCAATGCGCTGCTCGTCGAGGCCGACGAGTTCGCCTGGGCGCTGCCGCTCGCCGTCGTGGGCCTGCCGGCCTTTCTCGCGCTGTTCTATGCGCTGGCGACGCTGATCGCCCGCCTTTTCTGGTCCGACGGCGTCGGGCGCATCGCCGCACTCGCCCTGGGCTTCGGGCTTGCCGAATGGCTGCGCAGCTTCCTCTTTACCGGCTTTCCCTGGAATGCGATCGGCTATGCGGCCATGCCGATGCCGCTGATGATGCAGTCGGCAAGCGTCATCAATCTCGCGACCGTCAACATGCTCGCCGTCTTCGTCTTTGCCGCTCCCGCCCTGATCGCGACGGGCCGCGGGAGCCGGATCGGGCTCACGATCGCCGTCGTGCTTTTTGCCGGCCATGTGGGCTTCGGCTTCTATCGCCTGGCGCAGCCGGCGCCGGCCTCGCCCGAGCCGCCGCTGGCCGTGCGCCTCGTCCAGCCGGTGATCGACCAGGCAAAGAAGCTCGATGACGGCGAGCGTGCCGCGGTGTTCGAGGAGCATCTGGCTTTGACTGCCGTGGCTCCGGAGAAAGACGGCAAGCGGCCGGATATCGTCGTCTGGCCCGAGACGTCGATCCCTTTCATCCTCACCGACAATCCGGACGCACTGGCGCGTATCGCCGAGGTGCTTGATGACGACCAGATCCTGATTGCCGGCGCGGTGCGCGTAGAGGATGCCGGCGCCGGTCTGCCGCCCCGCTACTACAACTCGATCTACATGATCGACGGTCGGGGCCAGATCATCGGCGCTGCCGACAAGGTGCATCTGGTGCCTTTCGGCGAATATCTTCCCTTCGAGGATCTGTTGTCTTCCTGGGGCCTGAGTTCGGTCGCCGCGTCGATGCCCGGTGGCTTCACAGCGGCCAAGAACCGTTCGCTGCTGACGCTGCCCAGCGGCCGCACGCTGTATCCGCTCGTTTGCTACGAGGCGATCTTCCCGGACGAGATCGATGGGGCCGCGCGCCGGGCCGATGTGCTTCTCAATGTTACCAACGACGCCTGGTTCGGAGATACGCCAGGCCCGCGCCAGCATTTCCATCAGGCACAATTAAGGGCCGTTGAAACCGGCACCCCCCTTGTCCGAGCGGCAAACAGCGGTATATCAGCAATTGTTGATGCACGTGGGGTTTTAATGGTAGGATTATCCTACAATTATAGGGGAGTGGTCGACACACTTCTGCCGGGAAGGATGCCTACCCCGTTGGACGACGCTATGCGAAGCCGCGTTTTCTGGCTGGGTGCGATCTTCCTCCTTCTGGTTGCAGTGTTTTCGCGTTTTGGTTTTAATATTAGGAAGAATTGACCTAAAACCCCTAAAATTGCATAGTGGTCCGCACCATCGTCCTTGTTGTGCTGGCTCTGTCCTTATCACCCTGGCGGTCGCTTCGGTGAGCGTAGGTCTCATGCTGGGCGATGGATAAACGAAACAGCGTGTTTGGGAACGCAGATATGATCGAAAACAAGAAGAAGCCGAACCCGATCGACATTCATGTCGGAAGTCGGATTCGTCTTCGCCGTACGATGCTTGGCATGAGCCAAGAGAAGCTCGGCGAAAGTCTGGGGATCACTTTCCAGCAGATCCAGAAGTACGAGAAGGGCACGAACCGCGTCGGCGCCAGCCGGTTGCAGAACATTTCAGGCATCCTGAACGTTCCGGTTTCCTTCTTCTTCGAAGACGCCCCGGGCGATAACGCTGCCGGTCAGTCCGGCATGGCAGAAGCTTCCAGCTCGAACTACGTCGTCGATTTCCTGTCGTCCTCCGAGGGGCTGCAGCTCAACCGCGCTTTCGTCAAGATCACCGACCCGAAGGTTCGCCGCCGGCTCGTCGATCTCGTCAAGGCACTCGCTGCGGAAGCAGAAAGCGAATAGTTCCAACGTTCCCGTCGGGACTTGAAAAACAAAGCGGCCATTTGTGCCGCTTTTTTCTTGCGCGCCTTTCCCTCCGGCGCACCAAAGTGATTGGCTGCAATGGCGATATAAAGATATATTTATGTCGTTGTGTGCTTGTTTTTCGGTCGCAAAACCACTAACACCGTGCCAGCGCTTTTTCTTCATTGAGGGGACTTCCCGCATGCGTGCAAACTACCTGTTCACGAGTGAATCCGTAGCCGAAGGTCATCCGGACAAGGTGTGTGACCGTATCTCCGACGAGATCGTGGACCTGGTCTACCGCGAAGCGGCCAAGACCGGTGTCGATCCCTGGGGCGTGCGTATCGCCTGCGAGACGCTGGCGACCACCAACCGTGTCGTGATTGCCGGCGAAGTGCGCCTGCCGCCGAGCCTTCTGAAGAAGGACAAGGACGGCAACGACGTCATCAACCCCTCGAAGTTCAAGTCCGCCGCCCGCAAGGCGATCCGCGAGATCGGCTATGAGCAGGACGGCTTCCACTGGAAGACGGCGAAGATCGACGTGCTCCTGCACTTCCAGTCTGCTCACATCGCTCAGGGCGTCGACAGCGCTGCCGACAAGCAGGGCGAAGAAGGTGCCGGCGACCAGGGCATCATGTTCGGCTACGCCTGCCGCGAGACCGCCGAGCTGATGCCGGCGCCGATCTACTATTCGCACCGCATCCTCAACCTGCTCGCCGCTGCCCGCAAGAAGGGCGAGGGCGAAGTCGCCAAGCTCGGCCCTGACGCCAAGAGCCAGGTCACCGTACGCTACGTCGACGGCAAGCCGGCGGAAGTCACCTCGATCGTTCTGTCGACGCAGCACCTCGATGACACCTGGGATTCGGTCAAGGTTCGCTCGGTTGTCGAGCCCTATATCCGCGAAGCCCTCGACGATCTGAAGATCGCCGACGACTGCACCTGGTACATCAACCCGACCGGAAAGTTCGTCATCGGCGGCCCGGATGGCGATGCTGGCCTCACCGGCCGCAAGATCATCGTCGACACCTATGGCGGTGCCGCACCGCACGGCGGCGGCGCCTTCTCGGGCAAGGACACGACCAAGGTCGACCGTTCGGCCGCCTATGCTGCCCGTTACCTGGCAAAGAACGTCGTTGCCGCCGGCCTGTCCGACCGTTGCACGATCCAGCTGTCCTACGCCATCGGCGTCGCCCAGCCGCTGTCGATCTATGTCGACCTGCACGGCACCGGCAAGGTTTCGGAAGACCAGGTCGAGGATGCGATCCGCAAGACGATGGACCTGTCGCCGACCGGCATCCGCCGTCATCTCGACCTCAACAAGCCGATCTATGCCAAGACGTCTGCCTATGGCCACTTCGGCCGCAAGGCTGGCCGCGACGGTTCCTTCTCCTGGGAGAAGCTCGACCTCGTGAAGCCGCTGAAGGCTGCGATCGAGCAGAGCGGCGCCGTCAACGGCCGCGCTGCCGCCTAACAGGCGATGGGGCGCGGCGTCACGCCGCGCATTGAAGATAGCGCAACGTCCTGCTATCAGGCGATTGCGAAAATCAAGGCGGGCGCTCCGACAAGGAGCGCCCGCTTCGTTCATTTTGATTTTGGGTTGGCCTGATCCAGATCGGTATGACCAAGGGAAAGACGACATGACCGAACCGCGCCGCGCCAGAGCAACCGAGGCCTTTTTCGGCCGCCGCAAGGGCAAGCCGTTGCGCGAGCGGCAGGCGGCGCACCTGGAAACCGTGTTGCCGACCCTGAAGCTCGACCTTTCGAGCCCGCCTCCGGCGGACCTGAAGACCCTCTATCCGCAGGGCGTGGACCGCATGCGCCTCGAAATCGGTTTCGGCGGCGGCGAACACCTGATCCACCGTGCGGCCGAAGCGCCGTCGACCGGCTTCATCGGCGTCGAACCCTTCGTCAATTCCATGGCCAAGCTCGTCGGTCATATCGAGGAGCGCGGCGTCAGCAACGTCAGGCTCTATGACGACGATGCCACCCAGGTCCTCGATTGGCTGCCGGCCGCGTCGATCGACCAGATCGACCTGCTCTATCCGGACCCGTGGCCGAAGCGCAAACACTGGAAGCGCCGTTTCGTCTCCAAGGTCAATCTCGATCGCTTCGCCCGCGTGCTGAAGCCCGGCGGCGTGTTCTGCTTCGCCTCGGATATCGATACCTATGTCAACTGGACGCTGTTGCACTGCCGCGATCACGCAGCCTTCGAGTGGACGGCAGAGACGGCTTCCGATTGGCTGACGCCCTATGAGGGATGGCCGAGCACGCGCTACGAGGCCAAGGCACGCAGGGAAGGGCGAAGCTCCGCCTATCTCACCTTCCGGCGCGTCTAAAGCAATTCCAGGAAAAGTGCGAAGCGGTTTTCCGTCCGGAATTGCGGACTGGAAGATCAATTCCAGGAAAAGTGCGAAGCGGTTTTCCGTCCGGAATTGCGGACTGGAAGATCAATTCCAGGAAAAGTGCGAAGCGGTTTTCCGTCCGGAATTGCGGACTGGAAGATCAATTCCAGGAAAAGTGCGAAGCGGTTTTCCGTCCGGAATTGCGGACTGGAAGATCAATTCCAGG from Ensifer adhaerens includes the following:
- a CDS encoding PhoH family protein — translated: MNGHELISSSTRQSKTTATDANHFVLTFENNRFASELFGQFDQNLKLLEERLRIDARPRGNSVAISGDVVATNQARRALDYLYGRLQGGASIDTSDVEGAIRMAVAADDQLQLPTMERKAKLTMAQISTRKKTIAARTPTQDAYIRALERSELVFGVGPAGTGKTYLAVAHAAQLLERGAVDRIVLSRPAVEAGERLGFLPGDMKEKVDPYLRPLYDALYDMMPGDKVERAITAGVIEIAPLAFMRGRTLANAAVILDEAQNTTSMQMKMFLTRLGENGRMIVTGDPSQVDLPRGVKSGLVEALQILRGVEGVSVVRFKDVDVVRHPMVARIVKAYESHTAVHDESEQGDR
- the ybeY gene encoding rRNA maturation RNase YbeY; this encodes MTALDIQISVEEGNWPDEEALLAFSSPVLEVAAAFLASEEKQPLPKMPPELSLVFTDDASMRAINAEWRNQDKPTNVLSFPAFPVTPGSMPGPMLGDIIVARETLEREAVELEKSFDQHLTHLLVHGFLHLFGYDHMEDDEAERMESLETRILARLGLSDPYGDRTPD
- a CDS encoding hemolysin family protein, with amino-acid sequence MSDYKTQPVALATEEADASGEAEAGSSSTATRHEGTKSTSTFWSRAARLLRGASPSSLREDLADALQTDADSNTVFSPGERAMLNNILRFREVRVEDVMVPRADIEAVDQSITIGELMVIFEESGRSRMPVYSDGLDDPRGMVHIRDLLSYVTKQARNRRRNGKAQASTTAASEKTPRSPKASFDLSRVDLGKSLEEAGIVRQLLFVPPSMLASDLMQRMQAARIQMALVIDEYGGTDGLVSLEDIVEMVVGDIEDEHDDDEVMFARTSDDVFIADARVELEEIAAAIGPDFDVREQLEDVDTLGGLIFASLGRIPVRGEVVQAIPGFEFQILDADPRRVKRVRIMRKRPPARRRVLRPEGETIAETGALNRANGAAAPEAAADEQ
- the lnt gene encoding apolipoprotein N-acyltransferase, with the protein product MARLAGRVMLLSGFPRALLAFFAGLLAVLAQPPFGIFAFAFVAFPILVWLLDGATGSPDGGFIRRLWPAAVVGWWFGFGYFLGGLWWLGNALLVEADEFAWALPLAVVGLPAFLALFYALATLIARLFWSDGVGRIAALALGFGLAEWLRSFLFTGFPWNAIGYAAMPMPLMMQSASVINLATVNMLAVFVFAAPALIATGRGSRIGLTIAVVLFAGHVGFGFYRLAQPAPASPEPPLAVRLVQPVIDQAKKLDDGERAAVFEEHLALTAVAPEKDGKRPDIVVWPETSIPFILTDNPDALARIAEVLDDDQILIAGAVRVEDAGAGLPPRYYNSIYMIDGRGQIIGAADKVHLVPFGEYLPFEDLLSSWGLSSVAASMPGGFTAAKNRSLLTLPSGRTLYPLVCYEAIFPDEIDGAARRADVLLNVTNDAWFGDTPGPRQHFHQAQLRAVETGTPLVRAANSGISAIVDARGVLMVGLSYNYRGVVDTLLPGRMPTPLDDAMRSRVFWLGAIFLLLVAVFSRFGFNIRKN
- a CDS encoding helix-turn-helix domain-containing protein, whose product is MIENKKKPNPIDIHVGSRIRLRRTMLGMSQEKLGESLGITFQQIQKYEKGTNRVGASRLQNISGILNVPVSFFFEDAPGDNAAGQSGMAEASSSNYVVDFLSSSEGLQLNRAFVKITDPKVRRRLVDLVKALAAEAESE
- the metK gene encoding methionine adenosyltransferase; its protein translation is MRANYLFTSESVAEGHPDKVCDRISDEIVDLVYREAAKTGVDPWGVRIACETLATTNRVVIAGEVRLPPSLLKKDKDGNDVINPSKFKSAARKAIREIGYEQDGFHWKTAKIDVLLHFQSAHIAQGVDSAADKQGEEGAGDQGIMFGYACRETAELMPAPIYYSHRILNLLAAARKKGEGEVAKLGPDAKSQVTVRYVDGKPAEVTSIVLSTQHLDDTWDSVKVRSVVEPYIREALDDLKIADDCTWYINPTGKFVIGGPDGDAGLTGRKIIVDTYGGAAPHGGGAFSGKDTTKVDRSAAYAARYLAKNVVAAGLSDRCTIQLSYAIGVAQPLSIYVDLHGTGKVSEDQVEDAIRKTMDLSPTGIRRHLDLNKPIYAKTSAYGHFGRKAGRDGSFSWEKLDLVKPLKAAIEQSGAVNGRAAA